The following nucleotide sequence is from Halogeometricum borinquense DSM 11551.
CGTGCGTGGCGGCTGCTCGTGGTAGTGCTGCCGACCGTGGATAAGAACTCCCGATCATTCTGCGTGCTATGCCGCCGGAACGCCGGAGGCGTTCTGGTAATATCACATTGTGCGTACCAGAGTATAAAGGCTTCGGTGGTATTGGCCCCTGAAAACAGCTACCACGGAGCGTGAAACGGCTGATACACGGATTGTACGGGTTCGAGGTGATATATAAAGAACCATGGTAACAATTGGTATGGTTCGGATTCGTGGAGGCTCCAAGCAAGTGTCTATTCTCCCGTCGCCGTCCGTGCAATCGAGGCGAGTTACCGCCGCAGTAGATCGGAACCGAGGGCGATTTACCGCCGCAGTGGCCACCACGGAGTATGTACGAAGAGGTTGTCCGCGCACGCGGGCACGAGAACGTCTCCGCCGAACACGCGAGCACGTTCGAGGTCACGTCCGACGACTGGCTCACCCCGGCGGGCGACTGCATCCTCGCTGTCGAGGCTGACCGCACTCCCGAAGACTTCGACGACGACTTTGTTGCCGCCTGTCAAGACGAGTCGGCAACCATCACGGCTATCGTCGAAGTAGAGGACGATGACGGTGAGACGTACCAACAGACTGTCGAAGGGAGTGGCCATCCGGATTTGACGTTCGAGGGGGACCGAAGCCACGTCGGACGCACCAGCGATTACGTGGACGACCGAACGATCCTGGTCGGTGCAGACGCCGCGGCGGGTGACTTCGACCGCGACCTCGTGGCTGCTCTTGCCAACGGCGGCGACGTGACGTTCACACTCCGCGTGGAGTGAGCTAGCGACCCGACGAGCGTCGTTCGACGCCGAACCCCGACCGCTTTTCGAGACGGCGTCCGTCTCTTCGCCCATGCCCGAAGAGCCCGCAGAGAACATCAGCGGCGGCGACGCCGGTGGCGGAACCGCCGCGGAGTTCGTTCCCGCGGAGGCGGACACCCGCGCGGAGGCCGTCGTAGACGAGTTGGGGCAGATGTACTGGCAGAAAGCCTACGGCGGACAAGACGCCTTCGAGTGTTTGGTTCGCACGATTCTCAGCCAGAACACGAGCGACGTGGCGAGCCAACCCGCACACGACTCGCTTATGGACCGGTACGCCGGCGGAGACGGTGACAGTGCGGACGGTGACAGTGCGGACGGCGACTTGGCCGCCGCGCTCGCGGACGCCGAACAGTCTGAACTAGCCGAAACGATTGCCTCCGCGGGATTGTACAACCAGAAATCGGAGATGATCATCGGCGCGGCCGAGCGCATCTGCGAGTCGTTCGGGGGCGCGGACGGCTTCGACGAGTTCGTTAAAGACGAAGATCCTGACACGGTCAGAAAGCGACTCCTCGACATCCACGGCGTCGGCCCGAAGACGGCCGACTGCGTGCTTCTCTTTTCGGGCGGCCGCGGCGGCGTCTTTCCGGTAGACACACACGTTCACCGTATCGGACGCCGGATGGGACTTGCGTCCGCGGATGCCGACCACGAGGACGTCCGCGAGCATCTCGAAGCCGACGTGCCCGCGGAGAAGTGCGGCTTCGGACACACCGCGATGATTCAGTTCGGTCGCGAGTACTGCAAGGCGCGGAAGCCGGCGTGTCTGGACGGTCCTGAGGCGTGTCCACTCTACGACCTCTGTGACCGCGTGGGCGTGGATGAAGTCGAGGAGACGGTTGTAGACCCTGCCGAGGCGGACTGAGACTGCCACTTCACAACTGCTAAGACGAATCCCGTGGTACCCGAGCCTCGACAACCGTCCCCGTTGGGTCGTTGTTCCGAACGTCAATTGTCCCGCCACTGTTGGCAATCGTCCATCGGACGAGCCATAGTCCGAGTCCCGACCCATGCTCAAGAGCAGTTTCTTCTCCTT
It contains:
- a CDS encoding DUF371 domain-containing protein, whose protein sequence is MYEEVVRARGHENVSAEHASTFEVTSDDWLTPAGDCILAVEADRTPEDFDDDFVAACQDESATITAIVEVEDDDGETYQQTVEGSGHPDLTFEGDRSHVGRTSDYVDDRTILVGADAAAGDFDRDLVAALANGGDVTFTLRVE
- a CDS encoding endonuclease III domain-containing protein, which translates into the protein MPEEPAENISGGDAGGGTAAEFVPAEADTRAEAVVDELGQMYWQKAYGGQDAFECLVRTILSQNTSDVASQPAHDSLMDRYAGGDGDSADGDSADGDLAAALADAEQSELAETIASAGLYNQKSEMIIGAAERICESFGGADGFDEFVKDEDPDTVRKRLLDIHGVGPKTADCVLLFSGGRGGVFPVDTHVHRIGRRMGLASADADHEDVREHLEADVPAEKCGFGHTAMIQFGREYCKARKPACLDGPEACPLYDLCDRVGVDEVEETVVDPAEAD